A region from the Pseudomonas cucumis genome encodes:
- a CDS encoding rhomboid family intramembrane serine protease — protein sequence MTAVAVLRLPLAVDLSGFVKLLQRMQVPHRVSEEAGEQVLWVPANISEDVRSLYERFPAGDPDQQLDIPMTQTLQRPGFVEQLRHSKATALVLLLTLIVAMVTLLGDNLETIRWLTFLDFRVVGEYIHFTPLADSLAAGQWWRLVTPMLIHFGILHLAMNGMWYWELGRRIESRQGSINLIGLTLLFSLVSNYTQYLFSGPSLFGGLSGVLYGLLGHCWIFQLLSPNPAYRLPRGVLVMMLVWLLVCLSGLVSMIGFGQIANAAHVSGLLIGCFTGLLGGLYNRRKLAV from the coding sequence ATGACGGCGGTGGCGGTATTGCGTCTGCCTCTGGCGGTGGATTTGAGCGGGTTCGTCAAACTGCTGCAGCGCATGCAAGTGCCTCATCGGGTCAGCGAAGAGGCGGGCGAGCAAGTGCTGTGGGTACCGGCCAACATCAGCGAAGACGTACGTTCACTGTACGAACGCTTTCCGGCGGGCGACCCCGATCAGCAACTGGATATCCCGATGACGCAGACCCTGCAGCGTCCGGGCTTCGTCGAGCAATTGCGCCACAGCAAGGCTACAGCGTTGGTGCTGCTATTGACCCTGATCGTCGCCATGGTGACGCTGCTCGGCGATAACCTCGAGACGATACGCTGGCTGACCTTCCTCGATTTCCGTGTGGTCGGCGAATACATCCATTTCACACCCTTGGCCGACAGCCTGGCGGCGGGGCAATGGTGGCGTCTGGTGACGCCGATGCTGATCCACTTCGGCATCCTGCACCTGGCCATGAACGGCATGTGGTACTGGGAGCTGGGGCGGCGCATCGAGTCCCGCCAGGGCAGCATCAACCTGATCGGCCTGACGCTGCTGTTCAGCCTGGTGTCCAACTATACCCAATACCTTTTCAGCGGCCCGAGCCTGTTTGGCGGGTTGTCCGGGGTGCTGTACGGCCTGCTCGGGCATTGCTGGATCTTCCAGCTTTTATCGCCGAACCCGGCGTATCGCCTGCCCCGAGGGGTGTTGGTGATGATGCTGGTGTGGTTGCTGGTGTGCCTGTCGGGGCTGGTCTCTATGATCGGCTTTGGCCAGATTGCCAACGCGGCCCACGTCAGCGGGTTACTCATCGGATGCTTCACCGGTTTGTTGGGCGGTTTGTACAACCGCCGTAAACTGGCCGTCTAA
- a CDS encoding YeaC family protein — protein MSSFNEMIKNITPDIYQSLKLAVEIGKWSDGGKLTAEQRELSLQAMIAWEIQNLPEEERTGYMGPQECESKSIEVPNILFKSDAIH, from the coding sequence ATGTCCTCTTTTAACGAAATGATCAAAAACATCACCCCGGATATCTACCAGAGCCTGAAACTGGCGGTGGAAATCGGCAAATGGTCCGACGGTGGCAAACTCACCGCCGAGCAGCGCGAACTGTCGCTACAAGCGATGATTGCCTGGGAAATCCAGAACCTGCCCGAGGAAGAGCGCACCGGCTACATGGGCCCGCAGGAATGCGAGTCGAAGTCGATCGAAGTGCCAAACATTCTGTTCAAATCGGATGCCATCCATTGA
- a CDS encoding DUF2797 domain-containing protein, with protein MIEIGRGAISKMSARLDGPNVQYAFRLGDAEVPVNPLIGTTVRLEYLGAIHCTHCGRKTKTSFSQGYCYPCMTKLAQCDICIMSPERCHYDAGTCREPEWGEKFCMTDHVVYLANSSGIKVGITRATQLPTRWLDQGASQALPIMRVATRQQSGFVEDLFRSQVADKTNWRALLKGDAVSVDLAQVRDQLFESCAQGLQGLQERFGLQAIQTITDVEPLEIRYPVEQYPAKIVSFNLDKNPIAEGTLLGIKGQYLIFDTGVINIRKYTAYQLAVHQ; from the coding sequence TTGATCGAGATTGGCCGCGGTGCAATCAGCAAAATGTCGGCGCGCCTTGACGGGCCGAACGTTCAGTACGCTTTTCGTCTGGGCGACGCCGAGGTACCGGTCAATCCCTTGATCGGCACCACAGTGCGCCTGGAATACCTGGGGGCGATCCACTGCACCCATTGTGGACGCAAGACCAAAACCAGTTTCAGCCAGGGTTACTGCTACCCGTGCATGACCAAACTGGCGCAGTGCGACATTTGCATCATGAGCCCGGAGCGTTGCCACTACGATGCTGGTACCTGCCGTGAGCCTGAGTGGGGCGAAAAGTTCTGCATGACCGATCATGTGGTTTATCTGGCCAATTCGTCAGGGATCAAGGTCGGCATAACCCGTGCTACGCAGCTGCCCACTCGTTGGCTCGATCAGGGCGCCAGCCAGGCCTTGCCGATCATGCGCGTCGCGACCCGCCAGCAGTCGGGCTTCGTCGAAGACCTGTTCCGCAGCCAGGTGGCTGACAAGACCAACTGGCGTGCGTTGCTCAAGGGCGATGCGGTGTCGGTGGACCTGGCGCAGGTTCGCGATCAACTGTTTGAAAGTTGTGCCCAAGGTTTGCAAGGTTTGCAGGAACGATTTGGCCTGCAAGCAATCCAGACCATTACCGATGTCGAACCGCTCGAGATCCGCTACCCGGTCGAGCAATACCCGGCCAAGATTGTCAGCTTCAACCTGGACAAGAACCCGATTGCCGAAGGCACGCTGCTGGGGATCAAGGGCCAGTACCTGATTTTCGACACCGGCGTGATCAATATTCGTAAATACACGGCCTACCAGCTCGCCGTGCATCAGTAA
- the pepN gene encoding aminopeptidase N → MRTEQPKMIYLKDYQAPEYLIDETHLTFELFEDHSLVHAQLVMRRNPERGPGLPPLVLDGQQLELLSVTLADRELSAADYQLTENHLTLQPTDTSFTVDTSVRIHPETNTALEGLYKSGTMFCTQCEAEGFRKITYYLDRPDVMSTFTTTVVAEQHSYPVLLSNGNPIASGPGEDGRHWATWEDPFKKPAYLFALVAGDLWCVEDTFTTMTERSVALRIYVEPENIDKCQHAMNSLKKSMRWDEEVYGREYDLDIFMIVAVNDFNMGAMENKGLNIFNSSAVLARAETATDAAHQRVEAIVAHEYFHNWSGNRVTCRDWFQLSLKEGFTVFRDSEFSADMNSATVKRIQDVAYLRTHQFAEDAGPMAHAVRPDSFIEISNFYTLTVYEKGSEVVGMIHTLLGADGFRKGSDLYFERHDGQAVTCDDFIKAMEDANGIDLTQFKRWYSQAGTPRLVVSESYDATAKTYSLTFRQSCPETPDKVEKLPFVIPVELGLLDSKGGEIALRLAGEASAQGTSRVISVTEAEQTFTFVDIAEKPLPSLLRGFSAPVKLSFPYDRDQLMFLMQHDSDGFNRWDAGQQLSVQVLQELIEQQQKGEALVLDQRLVSALRTVLSDDTLDQAMVAEMLSLPGEAYLTEISEVADVDAIHTAREFARKQLAEGLFEALWLRYQANRDLSKKTPYVAEAEHFARRALQNIALSYLMLSGKLEVLAATLEQFDTSDNMTERLTALAVLVNSPFEEQKATALATFAEHFKDNPLVMDQWFSVQAGSTLPGGLERVKALMQHPAFTIKNPNKVRALVGAFAGQNLINFHAADGSGYRFLADLVIELNGFNPQIASRQLAPLTRWRKYDDARQALMKGELERIRASGQLSSDVYEVVSKSLA, encoded by the coding sequence ATGCGCACCGAACAACCGAAGATGATCTACCTGAAGGACTATCAGGCACCTGAGTACCTGATCGACGAAACGCACCTGACCTTCGAGTTGTTCGAGGACCACAGCCTGGTCCATGCGCAACTGGTGATGCGCCGCAATCCTGAGCGTGGCCCGGGCCTGCCGCCGCTGGTACTGGACGGCCAGCAACTCGAACTGCTGTCGGTGACATTGGCTGACCGCGAGCTGAGCGCCGCCGACTACCAGTTGACCGAGAACCACCTGACCCTGCAACCGACCGACACAAGCTTCACGGTCGACACCAGCGTCAGGATCCACCCGGAAACCAACACGGCCCTGGAAGGCCTGTACAAATCCGGCACCATGTTCTGCACCCAGTGTGAAGCCGAAGGTTTCCGCAAGATCACCTATTACCTCGACCGCCCGGACGTGATGAGCACGTTCACCACCACGGTGGTCGCCGAGCAGCACAGCTATCCGGTGCTGCTGTCCAACGGCAACCCGATTGCTTCAGGTCCGGGCGAAGACGGCCGGCACTGGGCGACCTGGGAAGACCCGTTCAAGAAACCGGCGTACCTGTTTGCGCTGGTGGCCGGTGACCTGTGGTGCGTCGAAGATACCTTCACCACCATGACCGAGCGCTCCGTAGCGCTGCGCATCTACGTCGAGCCGGAAAACATCGACAAGTGCCAGCACGCCATGAACAGCCTGAAAAAGTCCATGCGCTGGGACGAAGAGGTCTACGGTCGCGAGTACGATCTGGACATCTTCATGATCGTTGCGGTCAACGACTTCAACATGGGCGCCATGGAGAACAAGGGCCTCAACATCTTCAACTCCAGCGCCGTACTGGCCCGCGCCGAAACCGCTACCGACGCCGCGCACCAGCGTGTGGAAGCGATCGTTGCCCACGAATATTTCCATAACTGGTCGGGCAACCGCGTGACCTGCCGCGACTGGTTCCAGTTGTCGCTGAAGGAAGGCTTCACCGTGTTCCGCGATTCGGAGTTCTCCGCCGACATGAACTCGGCGACGGTCAAGCGTATCCAGGACGTGGCGTATCTGCGCACCCACCAGTTCGCCGAAGACGCAGGCCCCATGGCCCACGCCGTGCGCCCGGACAGCTTCATCGAGATTTCCAACTTCTATACCCTGACCGTGTACGAAAAGGGTTCGGAAGTGGTCGGCATGATCCACACCTTGCTGGGTGCCGACGGTTTCCGCAAAGGCAGCGACCTGTACTTCGAGCGCCATGACGGCCAGGCCGTGACCTGCGACGACTTCATCAAGGCCATGGAAGATGCCAATGGTATCGACCTCACCCAGTTCAAGCGCTGGTACAGCCAGGCCGGGACCCCACGTTTGGTGGTGAGCGAGTCCTACGACGCCACAGCAAAAACCTATAGCCTGACCTTCCGCCAGAGCTGCCCGGAAACCCCGGACAAGGTGGAAAAACTGCCATTCGTGATTCCGGTGGAACTGGGCCTGCTGGACAGCAAGGGCGGCGAAATTGCCCTGCGTCTTGCCGGTGAAGCCAGTGCTCAAGGCACCTCGCGGGTTATTTCGGTGACCGAAGCCGAGCAGACCTTCACCTTCGTCGACATTGCTGAAAAACCACTGCCTTCGTTGCTGCGTGGTTTCTCGGCGCCGGTGAAGCTGAGCTTCCCGTACGATCGCGATCAGCTGATGTTCCTGATGCAGCACGACAGCGACGGTTTCAACCGCTGGGATGCCGGTCAGCAATTGTCGGTGCAGGTGCTGCAAGAGTTGATCGAACAGCAACAGAAGGGCGAAGCGCTGGTGCTGGATCAGCGTTTGGTTTCAGCGCTGCGTACCGTGCTGTCCGACGACACGCTGGATCAGGCCATGGTCGCCGAAATGCTTTCGCTGCCAGGCGAGGCGTATCTGACCGAGATCAGTGAAGTGGCTGACGTAGATGCCATTCACACGGCTCGCGAGTTTGCCCGTAAACAATTGGCTGAAGGTTTGTTCGAGGCATTGTGGCTGCGTTATCAGGCCAATCGCGATCTGTCGAAGAAAACCCCGTATGTGGCCGAGGCCGAGCATTTCGCCCGCCGCGCGCTGCAAAACATTGCACTGTCTTACCTGATGCTCAGCGGCAAGCTGGAAGTCTTGGCGGCGACCCTCGAGCAATTCGACACCAGCGACAACATGACCGAGCGTCTGACGGCGTTGGCGGTGTTGGTCAATTCCCCCTTTGAAGAACAGAAAGCCACGGCGTTGGCGACCTTCGCCGAACACTTCAAGGACAATCCGCTGGTCATGGATCAGTGGTTCAGCGTTCAGGCCGGCAGCACATTGCCGGGCGGTCTGGAACGAGTCAAAGCCTTGATGCAACACCCGGCGTTCACCATCAAGAACCCGAACAAGGTGCGGGCACTGGTCGGCGCGTTTGCCGGGCAGAACCTGATCAACTTCCACGCGGCCGACGGTTCCGGGTATCGCTTCCTGGCGGATCTAGTGATCGAGCTGAACGGGTTTAACCCGCAGATCGCTTCTCGCCAACTGGCGCCGCTGACTCGGTGGCGCAAATACGACGACGCTCGTCAGGCGTTGATGAAAGGTGAACTGGAGCGGATTCGTGCTTCGGGGCAACTGTCCAGCGACGTGTACGAAGTGGTCAGCAAAAGCCTGGCCTGA
- a CDS encoding WD40/YVTN/BNR-like repeat-containing protein, with amino-acid sequence MSEPVMGVSIGRPPALRRFALLATALSLLGCTVLSAPALAAAASASDVVYSVESAKASKGLMLDVVHAGKRLVAVGDRGHILYSDDQGATWTQAKVPTRQLLTAVFFVDDKHGWAVGHDAQILASEDGGITWTKQFEDLTRESPLLDVWFKDVNSGFAVGAYGALLETTDGGKNWEDVSDRLDNEDQYHLNAIAAVKDSGIFIVGEQGSMFRSADDGQTWEKLEGPYEGSLFGVIGTAQPATLLAYGLRGNLYRSTDFGNTWEQVELKAARGALEFGLSGATLLDDGSIVIVGNGGSIIRSTDDGETFSVFNRPDRISVSAVTAAGNGNLILAGQGGVRVTSPTGAENGKNGSSK; translated from the coding sequence ATGAGTGAGCCTGTCATGGGTGTGAGTATTGGCCGCCCGCCGGCGTTACGCAGGTTCGCGTTGCTGGCTACAGCGCTCTCGCTGTTGGGCTGTACCGTGCTGTCGGCGCCTGCGCTGGCCGCTGCCGCGTCGGCCTCCGACGTGGTTTATTCCGTTGAGTCCGCCAAGGCCAGCAAAGGCCTGATGCTTGATGTCGTACACGCCGGCAAACGCCTGGTGGCGGTCGGCGATCGTGGGCACATTCTGTATTCCGATGACCAGGGTGCGACCTGGACCCAGGCCAAGGTGCCGACCCGGCAACTGCTGACGGCGGTGTTTTTTGTCGATGACAAACACGGCTGGGCCGTTGGCCATGACGCGCAGATCCTCGCCAGCGAAGACGGCGGCATCACCTGGACCAAACAATTCGAAGACCTGACACGCGAATCGCCGCTGCTCGACGTCTGGTTCAAGGACGTTAACAGCGGGTTTGCCGTGGGCGCTTACGGTGCCTTGCTGGAAACCACCGACGGCGGTAAAAACTGGGAAGACGTCAGCGATCGTCTCGACAACGAAGACCAGTACCACCTCAACGCCATTGCCGCGGTCAAGGATTCCGGCATTTTCATCGTCGGCGAGCAGGGCAGCATGTTCCGCTCCGCCGATGACGGGCAGACCTGGGAAAAACTTGAGGGCCCCTACGAAGGCTCGCTGTTCGGTGTGATAGGCACCGCGCAACCGGCCACGCTGCTGGCCTACGGGTTGCGCGGCAATCTCTACCGTTCCACGGATTTCGGCAATACCTGGGAGCAGGTCGAACTCAAGGCTGCACGGGGTGCACTGGAGTTCGGCCTGTCCGGCGCCACGTTGCTCGACGACGGTTCCATCGTGATCGTCGGCAACGGCGGCAGCATTATTCGCAGCACCGACGACGGCGAAACCTTCAGCGTGTTCAACCGCCCGGATCGCATCTCCGTCTCGGCGGTCACGGCGGCGGGCAACGGTAATCTGATTCTGGCAGGACAGGGTGGCGTTCGCGTCACTTCGCCCACCGGTGCAGAGAATGGAAAAAACGGGTCGTCCAAATGA
- a CDS encoding efflux RND transporter permease subunit: MTSLSTPHQDKATFLERLIFNNRPAVIVICLLVSVFLFWQATLIRPSTSFEKMIPLEHPFIEKMMEHRNDLANLGNTVRISVEATDGDIFSKEYMETLRQINDEVFYISGVDRSGLKSLWSPSVRWTEVTEEGFAGGEVIPQSYNGSQQSLDLLRNNVLKSGQVGRLVANDFKSSIVDIPLLESYPDPQDQGKLLALDYRKFSHELEDKIRNKFEAQNPNVKIHIVGFAKKVGDLIDGLVMVVMFFGVAFVITLILLYWFTNCMRSTVAVLSTTLVAVVWQLGLMHFFGFGLDPYSMLVPFLIFAIGISHGVQKINGIALQSSEAENALTAARRTFRQLFLPGMIAILADAVGFITLLIIDIGVIRELAIGASIGVAVIVFTNLILLPVAISYVGISKRAVERSKKDAHREHPFWRLLSNFASPKVAPISIALALIAFGGGLWYSQNLKIGDLDQGAPELRPDSRYNKDNSFIINNYSTSSDVLVVMVKTKSEGCSRYEAMAPIDELMWKMQNTEGVQSAISLVTVSKQMIKGMNEGNLKWETLSRNPDVLNNSIARADGLYNNNCSLAPVLVFLNDHKAETLDRAVHAVQDFAKDNNKEGLEFILAAGNAGIEAATNEVIKRSELTILILVYICVATMCMITFRSWAATLCIVLPLVLTSVLGNALMAFMGIGVKVATLPVVALGVGIGVDYGIYIYSRLESFLRAGLPLQEAYYQTLKSTGKAVLFTGLCLAIGVCTWIFSAIKFQADMGLMLTFMLLWNMFGALWLLPALARFLIKPEKLAGQKGNSLFAH, from the coding sequence ATGACATCCTTAAGCACTCCTCATCAGGACAAGGCGACGTTTCTTGAACGCCTGATTTTCAACAATCGCCCGGCAGTCATCGTCATCTGCCTGCTGGTCAGTGTTTTCCTGTTCTGGCAGGCAACGCTGATCCGGCCGTCCACCAGTTTCGAAAAAATGATCCCGCTCGAGCATCCATTCATTGAAAAAATGATGGAGCACCGCAACGATCTGGCGAACCTGGGCAACACAGTGCGGATCTCGGTGGAAGCCACCGACGGCGACATCTTCTCCAAGGAATACATGGAGACCCTGCGTCAGATCAACGACGAGGTGTTCTACATTTCCGGCGTCGACCGTTCCGGCCTCAAGTCGCTGTGGAGCCCGAGCGTGCGCTGGACCGAGGTAACGGAGGAGGGCTTCGCCGGTGGTGAAGTGATTCCCCAGAGCTATAACGGCTCCCAGCAAAGCCTCGACCTGCTGCGCAATAACGTGCTCAAGTCCGGGCAAGTCGGCCGTCTGGTGGCCAACGACTTCAAGTCGAGCATCGTCGACATCCCGCTGCTGGAGTCCTACCCGGACCCGCAGGATCAGGGCAAGTTGCTGGCGCTGGACTATCGCAAGTTCTCTCACGAGCTCGAAGACAAGATCCGCAACAAGTTCGAAGCCCAGAACCCCAACGTGAAGATCCACATTGTCGGGTTCGCCAAGAAAGTTGGCGACCTGATCGATGGGCTGGTCATGGTGGTGATGTTCTTCGGCGTCGCCTTCGTCATTACCCTGATCCTGCTGTACTGGTTCACCAACTGCATGCGCAGCACCGTGGCGGTGTTGAGCACGACGCTGGTGGCGGTAGTCTGGCAGCTCGGCTTGATGCACTTCTTCGGCTTCGGGCTTGATCCGTATTCGATGCTGGTGCCGTTTCTGATCTTCGCCATCGGGATTTCCCACGGCGTGCAGAAAATCAACGGTATCGCCTTGCAGTCCAGCGAGGCGGAAAACGCGTTGACCGCTGCTCGCCGCACATTCCGTCAGCTGTTTCTGCCGGGGATGATCGCGATCCTCGCGGATGCAGTGGGCTTTATCACGCTGCTGATCATCGACATTGGCGTGATTCGTGAACTGGCCATCGGCGCGTCCATCGGCGTGGCGGTGATCGTGTTCACCAACCTGATCCTGCTGCCGGTGGCGATTTCCTACGTCGGGATCAGCAAACGCGCCGTCGAACGCAGCAAGAAAGACGCACACCGCGAACATCCGTTCTGGCGCCTGCTGTCGAACTTTGCCAGCCCCAAAGTCGCCCCGATTTCCATTGCCCTGGCGCTGATCGCTTTCGGTGGTGGCCTCTGGTACAGCCAGAACCTGAAGATCGGCGACCTCGACCAGGGCGCGCCGGAGCTGCGTCCGGACTCGCGATACAACAAGGACAACAGCTTCATCATCAACAACTACTCCACCAGTTCCGACGTGTTGGTGGTGATGGTCAAGACCAAGTCCGAAGGTTGCTCGCGTTATGAGGCCATGGCGCCGATCGACGAGCTGATGTGGAAAATGCAGAACACCGAGGGCGTGCAGTCGGCGATCTCGCTGGTGACCGTGTCCAAGCAGATGATCAAGGGTATGAACGAGGGCAACCTGAAATGGGAAACCCTGTCGCGCAACCCCGACGTGCTGAACAACTCCATCGCCCGTGCCGATGGCCTGTACAACAACAATTGCTCCCTGGCACCGGTGCTGGTGTTCCTCAACGACCACAAGGCCGAAACCCTGGACCGCGCCGTGCATGCGGTGCAGGACTTCGCCAAAGACAACAACAAGGAAGGCCTGGAATTCATCCTCGCCGCCGGTAATGCCGGGATCGAAGCGGCCACCAACGAGGTGATCAAACGCTCCGAACTGACCATTCTGATTCTGGTGTACATCTGCGTCGCGACCATGTGCATGATCACCTTCCGTTCCTGGGCGGCGACCTTGTGCATCGTGCTGCCGCTGGTACTGACCTCGGTGCTCGGCAACGCGTTGATGGCGTTCATGGGGATCGGTGTGAAAGTGGCGACCTTGCCGGTGGTGGCGCTCGGGGTGGGGATCGGCGTGGATTACGGGATCTACATCTACAGCCGCCTGGAAAGCTTCCTGCGTGCCGGTCTGCCACTGCAAGAGGCGTACTACCAGACGCTGAAGTCCACCGGTAAAGCGGTGCTGTTCACCGGTCTGTGCCTGGCGATCGGCGTGTGCACCTGGATCTTCTCGGCCATCAAGTTCCAGGCCGACATGGGCCTGATGCTGACCTTCATGCTGCTCTGGAACATGTTCGGCGCACTGTGGTTGTTGCCGGCACTGGCGCGATTCCTGATCAAGCCGGAAAAACTGGCGGGGCAGAAGGGCAACTCGCTGTTTGCTCACTAG